The sequence CATTAGCCACTTGTCTTATATAACCTCCTCTAAGTAAAAAAATATGACTTATACTTTTTGCTTCTTGAGGCTTTTCTTTAAATCTTTCGCCTAAAAGTTTACTTAATAACATTTCTTTAATCCTTCCTTATCTAAATAGCTGTTATCACAATTATAGCCAGAATTACTAATCTTTCATAATAGCTTCTTCTAAAGTTACTGCTTCTTCTGCCGAAAGTCTATATTTACATTTTCCATTAACTATAGGCTTCGCATAAGTATAAGAACCATCGCGGGAGTAAATTCCGTTCAGTATAACCCCATCATTTTGATCATCTAGCAATGCGATTACAAACGATAAATCCGAACCTACATCTGCAATGGCTTTATACCTAGTAACACTAACTTTTCTGCAAGTAGTTTTAAACTTTTCTCTTAACTCTTCTATCACCTGCTTTATAAGCAGAGTTTCATTTTTTGTAATTTTTACATCTTCAGCATAACTTTCTAGCAGTTCTTCCATATCCAAATTATTAGGCTTCATAAATTTTTTGTACTGTTGTTGAATTGAGTCCAATTTAGCGGTTAGAAAAATTAAGAAAACCAAAAAAATTATTTGTAGTATAATCAGAATATAAATTACTATATTAATTTCCTGTAATATTTGCATATTTATTCCTCAAAATTTATTGTATTACCCCTAAAATTCTTTCCAAATCCTCATCATTATAATACTCAATTTCTATTCTGCCCTTATCTTTTAACTTTGTTAAAGTAACCTTAGTATTAAAAGTTACCCTCAATTTATCCTCAATATTTTTATAAAAAACATCCATTACTTTTTTTTCTGTTTTTACCTTAGGTGTTTTTAATTTTTTCACATATTCTTCAATATCTCTAACTGACCATTTATTTGCTATCGCTTTTCTCGTTACATTTATTTTATCCGCATCACTTTCCACTCTCAAAATAGCCTTTGCTGCACCAAAATTAATTTTTTTCTCACGAATGCTTTCCTTAATTTCCTCTGGTAATTCATTTAATCGTATAAAATTTGTTACAGATACTCTATTGATGCTCAAAGCTTCTGCCACTTTTTCATGGGTCAATTTATACTTTTTGGTTAAAATATATAAAGCTTCTCCTATTTCTACAGCATTTAAATCTTGTCGTTGGATATTTTCTATAAGAGAAATTTCTAGTATTTCTTCCTCAGTTTTTGGCGGTATAACACGTACTAAAATCTCTTTTAAATCCGCTGCCTTAACTGCACGATATCTCCTTTCACCAGCTATTATTTGATATTTATCATCAACTTTTTGAACCAAAATAGGTGTTAATAAACCATGTCTTATAATTGAGTTCTTTAGTTCCTCTATTTCTTGCTCATTAAACAATTTTCGTGGTTGATTTTTATTTAATATAATATCTGTTATACTGACTATTCTTGTCTCTGTAGATTCACTACTCTCCAAGTGTACTTCCTGTTCAGAAAATAAAGTTTTCAAGCCTTTCCCTAATGCTGCAGTTTTCATAAACATATCCCCTTAGTACATTTTATATACCCCTTAATTAAACGTTCAAGCATTTTCAAACATTTTTATTCTTTCTTTCACTTCTTCTGCCAAAGCTAGATATTGCTGTGCCCCCTTAGAGGAGACCGCATATTTAATACACGACAAGCCATAACTTGGTGCCTCACAAAGCTTAATACTTCTATTAATTTTTGTTTCAAAGGGAATATTCTTAAAATACCCTTCAACTTCACTAATTACTGCATTTGATAAATTAGTTCTACAATCATACATGGTAAACAAAATACCTATAATACTCAAATTTTTATTGGTATTTTCCTTAACTAATCTAAATGTGCGCATCACTTGTGTTAAGCCTTCTAATGCATAATATTCACACTGCATAGGAATTAATATAAAATCCGATGCATTTAAAGCGTTTATATTTAAGATATTTACCCCTGGTGAGCAATCAATTAGGCAATAATCATAATATTTTAAAATTGATTTCATTTTATTTTTTAATATTTGATCTTTATTAGGTAAATTTATAAATTCTATATCAAGACCAGCTAGATTATAATCTCCAGCGATAATATCAACGGATTCGCCTTCAGCTTTTAAAATTGCATCCTCAATATCGATATTGTCTGTCAATACATCATATAATGTATATTTTACCTGAAATTTATTAACACCTAATCCACTACTAGAATTTCCCTGTGGATCTATATCTATCATCAATACTCTTGCATCAACAGCCAGCGCTGCCGCCAAATTCATTACTGTCGTGGTTTTTCCCACACCTCCTTTTTGGTTGACAACCGAAATAACTTTTCTCATAAAACACCTCCTTGATCTCTCATCATTAAAGTGACGGGGTTGATAGTTAATCTATCCCCATAGTCCTACGGTTCTTAATATATTATTATAGCAATAATGAATATATTTTAGTATGCCATATTTTTTATTAATTTAAACAAATTAAAAATATTTTAAAACATACTTTAAAATAAATCGGATTTATTATATACTAGCTTAAAATCTTATTAAATTCAAAGGAGAAAAATATGATTAGTGCAATTGTTGGAGGAAACTGGGGCGACGAAGGTAAGGGGAAAATTACGGACCTTTTAGCCAAAGATGCAGATATTATTATTCGTTTTCAAGGAGGAGCAAATGCTGGACATACTATAATCAATGAATATGGCAAGTTTGCTCTTCACTTACTTCCTTCTGGGGTTTTTAGAGAAAATGCTATCAATATAATTGGTCAGGGAGTTGCATTAAATTTGCCGCAGCTTTTCAAAGAACTAGACAACTTACTCGAACGAGGAGTTCCAAGACCTAATATAAAAATATCGGATAGGGCTCAAATCGTTATGCCTTATCACGTCTTATTTGATCAACTAGAAGAAGAACGCCTTGGCAGCAATAGCTTTGGTTCTACTAAATCGGGAATTGCACCATTTTACGCTGATAAAGCATTAAAAATTGGTATTCAAGTCTGCGAGCTATATGATGATGAAATTTTAATGTCACGATTAACTAAAGTTTGTGAATCTAAAAATGCTACTATCACATCGCTCTATCATGGGCATACGCAACTTAATCCAATTCAACTTTTTAATGAGCTTATAAGCTATCGCGAACGTCTAAAACCTATGGTAGACAACATCGTCTATTTCTTGGATGATGCCATTAAGCAAAACAAAAACATTTTATTAGAAGGTCAATTAGGTGCCTTAAAAGATACTGATAATGGGATATATCCTTTTGTTACATCATCATCTCCTCTTGCTGGCTTTGCGACAGTAGGAGCAGGTATTCCACCTCATGCTATACAAAAAGTAGTTACTGTTGTGAAAGCATATTCTTCTGCAGTAGGAGCAGGTGCATTTGTAAGTGAAATTTTTGGTGATGAAGCCGAAACGCTCAGACAACTTGGAGGAGATGCTGGAGAATATGGTGCCACAACCGGTCGACCTAGACGAATGGGCTATTTTGACTGCGTTGCAACCAGATATGGATGTATATTGCAAGGCACTACCGATGTTGCATTTTCACTGATAGACGTTCTTTCCTATCTAGATGAAATTCCTGTATGTGTCGCCTACGAAATTGATGGTGAAATCACTACTATTTTTCCAGATTCTGTTAAACTCTCTCGAGCAAAGCCTGTTATCCAAAAAGTAAAAGGTTTTAAGACAAATATATTAGGCGTTAAAAATTATGACGAACTACCTCAAGAAGCAAAAGACTATATAAAATTTATCGAAGATAAAATAGGCTTTCCTATTACAATGATTTCTACAGGTCCTAAGCGAGAAGATATAATAATTTTATAAACATCAGGTCACGTATTACCGTGGCCTTTACTTTTCTGCTATAACGCGTAGTCTTCTATAATCTGCTATCCAGCTTCCACTTACAAATAATTCATTTCTCAAACTATTTTCCATACTCTTCAAAATATCTTCTCTTACATCTTCATTATACTGATTTATGGAATCAGAGAAAAACTGCAATACCCATTCTCTCAAACCAATTTCTCCATTAGGCAATATAGTAGGTCTATCAAAATCGTATACCGTTTTTATATTAAACTTAAACTTTTTTAATAATTTTATATGATTCGCTGCAGTTGGAAAATAAAATGGCAAACTAAATTTTTGTCCGTACTTTTTCAAAGCTTCACCATAAGCCTCAAAGATTTTCTCAATATTTCCATTAGCTCCAAATTCACATACTAATATGCCACCTTTTTGCAAATTTTTATAAATGTTTTTGTGCAATTTTTCTTGATCTAATATCCAATGCAATACAGCATTTGAAAAAATTACATCGAATTTATTTTTAAACTTCATATTAGTAGCGTCTATATTAAGAAATTTTATTTCTGGATACTTACTTTTAGCTCGCTCTAACATCTCTTTCGATAAATCAACACCTATAATATTTTTATATTTTTCAAATATTGTTGCAGTCAAATCCCCCGTACCACAACCTAAATCCAAAATCGATACATTTGCATCTGCAGGTAAAAATCCTACTAAATCTTTCCCATAATCAGCCACATAACTCTGACTATTATCATATAACTTACTATTCCATTCCATAAAACTAACTTTCCTTTACATCTGTTTTGGAGCTTTAATACCTAATAACCATAAAGCATTTTTAATCGTATACATTGTACTCACTACTAAAGCCAATCGTGCTTTTTTCAATTTCATATCATCTACCAAAATAGAATTATCATGATAAAATTTATTAAAGCATTTGGCCAAATTTACAGCATACCTTGCAATAACTGAAGGTTCATATTTTTCAGCAGCTTCAGTTATCATGCTATTGAATGCTCCTATTTGTTTCACCAATGCCACGCTTTGCTCATCTATAATCAAATCCACGCATATATTTTCTATATCCGAAATTGCCATACCACTCTTTCTCAATACACTGTTAGCTCTAGCATAAGTATATTGAACATATGGACCTGTTTCTCCATCAAAATTTAGCACTTTTTCCCAAGAAAATTGAATATCTTTAATAATGGTATTATACATATCGTCAAATATAATTGCACCTATTCCGACATCTTGCGCTACTTCTTCTTTATTCTCAAGATTAGGATTTTTCTCTTCTATAATTTCCTTAGTTTTCTTTACAGCTTCTGCTAATATCTCTTCTAGCAACAATACATTTCCAGATCTAGTCGAAAGAGACCCCGTTTCCATACTTACCATTCCAAAGGGTACATGAACCAAATCTACAGACCATGCATAACCCATTTTTTCAATCACCTTAAAGAACTGAGAAAAGTGTAAATTTTGAGCCAATGCTGTTACATAAATACATTTCTTAAAGTCATAAGTTTCTTTTCTATATAACGCTGCAGTAATATCTCTTGTTGCATACAAAGACGATCCATCTTTTTTGGTAATCAAGCATGGCGACATATTGTCCAATTCTATAATCTTCGCACCTTCACTAATTTTAGTGAGTTTTTTATCATCTAGCTCCTTTATAACTTTATCCATCTTATCATTATAAAAAGCTTCACCATTCAGGCTATCAAAACTTATATCAAGCATTTTATAAACTCTCTCAAACTCTTTGAGGCTTATTTCTTTAAACCATCTCCAAAGTGCCAATGCATTTGCATCACCTTGCTCCATTTTTGTAAAGTTTTCTCTTGCTAAATCTTCAAGAGAGGGATCGCTTTTAGCTTCATCATGAAATTTTACATAGATGCGCAATAACTCCTGTATCCCCTTTTGCTCTACATCTTCTTTGGTAGAATATTTTTCATAAGCAACAATCAACTTCCCAAATTGAGTTCCCCAGTCTCCCAAATGGTTAATCCCAATGCAATTATATCCAAGTGCTTCAAAAATTCGATATAAACTATTGCCAATTACTGTTGATCGCAAATGCCCGATGTGAAATGGTTTTGCTATATTAGGAGAAGAATAGTCAATTACTATATTCCCTTTATCTTTTTTAGCAGCAAATCCATAGCCATCTTTTTCTGCCAATACTTTGTCTAGTACAGCTTGAACCACAACCGTCTTATCCACATAAAAATTTATATACGCATTAACATTTTCTACTCTTTCTATAAACTGTGGCTTTACAATTTTTTCTGTCAACTCTGAAGCTATTACATTTGGTGATTTCTTTAATATCTTCGCAAATCTAAAGCAAGGAAAAGCAAAGTCTCCCATATCTCTATTAGATGGCACCTCGATAAGTTCCTCAGCTTCTACAGCGCTAATTCCTGTGATTTTAGCTAGCACTGCTGCTAATTGCATTTTATAATCTTCCATGATTTTCCTCCGTTCTTATTATAATGGATTTTTAGCTGGCTCTCCCGCCTTACGAGGATATTTTTTATTAGTAAATCCAACTTTTTTGATAACTGCTATTTTATGAACGATGTCTGTTGCTGGAATTGGAACATCCACTACTCGTTCTAGTTCTCCTCCCAAAATTTTTATTGCATTAGTAGCCTGAGCCACTTCTTCATCTAATTTTTGTCCTTTTAAGGCAATGAAATAGCCTCCTGTACGCACAAATGGCAAAGCATATTCGCTCAATGTTGCTAAATTTGAAACTGCTCTTGGGCTACAAATATCAAATTTTTCTCTATATTGTACATCTTTAGCGATATCTTCTGCACGCCCATGAACTGTCACAACGTGTTTCAATTTTAAGGTTTCTATCACAGCATCTAAAAATGTTAATCGTTTTTTCAACGAATCTACTAATACAATATTAAGATGAGGATAGGCTATTTTTAACACTAGCCCTGGAAATCCTGCTCCTGTACCTACATCTACTAAATTTTTATATTTTAATAAATCTACTGCCATATTTACAGACAACGAATCTAAAAAATGCTTTGTAATGATTTCATCCTCTTTAGTTATTGCAGTCAAATTTAGCTTTTGATTCCACTCCAATAGCAAATCTTTATATTGCAGCAATTGTTGTATCTGCAGCTCTTGCAATTCCACTCCCAATTCCGCTGACTTCTCTTTAAGAAACTGATGCATCATTTGCCCTCTCAGTTCTCTTTAACTGCTCCATATATACCAGCATCACACTTATATCTGCCGGAGATACACCAGAAATTCTACTTGCAGCTCCTATAGACTTAGGTTTAATCTCTAGTAATTTTTGCCTAGCCTCAATTCTCAAACTCTTAATGTCTTCATATTTTAAATTTTCTGGAATTAATTTTTTCTCCAATTTTTTGAATTGATCTACCTGTATCAATTGCCGTTTAATATAACCTTCATACTTAAGCGTTATTTCGATTTGCTCTATAATTTCGTCAGATAACTCTGGTCCATCCAAATTTACTGCCGCAAAATCTTTATAATCAAGCTCGGGGCGCTTTAATAATTCATGCAAGGACATTCCACTAGTCAGTGGCGTACTGCCTTTTGCCATCAAAATACTTTGAACTGTTGCAGTTGTCCCTACAAATACCTTCTTAATGCGTTCAATTTCAGCTTCTATTACCTCTTGCTTATCCAAAAATTTTGCGTATATATCATCTGGTACCAACCCTATATCATGCCCTTTTGTCATAAGTCTAATATCAGCATTGTCTTGTCTCAAAAGCAATCTGTACTCCGCGCGAGAAGTTAGCATTCTGTATGGTTCATTAGTTCCTTTTATAACCAAATCATCAATTAAAACGCCAATATAGCCTTCTGCTCTATCAATAATTAACGGCTCTTTTGCATCAATTTTTAATGCTGCATTAATTCCTGCAACTAATCCCTGTGCAGCAGCTTCTTCATACCCAGAGCTTCCATTAATTTGCCCTGCAAAAAACAACCCCGATATAACTTTATTTTCCAACGAATGCAATAGCGACGTAGGATTAATGCAATCATATTCAATAGCATATCCTCCACGAATCACTTCCACATTCTCCAATCCTCTCACGGAACGCAACATCTGAATTTGCACTTCCTCTGGCAAAGATGAGCTCATTCCCTGAACATACATTTCGTTGGTCTCCACACCCTCAGGCTCAATAAATATCTGATGTCGAGATTTATCTGCAAATCTAACAACCTTATCTTCAATCGAAGGGCAATATCTAGGACCCACTCCTTCTATCTTACCTCCATATAACGGAGAGCGATCCAAGTTATCTCTAATAATTTGATGCGTCTGCTCGTTTGTATAAGTCAAAAAGCATTGTATCTGATTTTTTTTAATACTAGCTGCAGAATTAGAAAACGAAAATGGTACAACTTTGCTATCACCCAATTGCGCTTCCATTGCAGTAAAATCTATAGTTCTCTTATCAACTCTAGCGGGTGTACCAGTTTTAAACCTTCTAAGAGTAATTCCATTATCCAATAATGAATTTGATAAAACTTGTGAACTTTTTAAACCATCAGGGCCTGCATTTTCTGCAAACTCACCAATGAAAATTTTCGACTTCAAGTATGTTCCAGTACAAACAACGACTGCTTTTGCATAATAAATTGCACCAGTAATCGTCCGTACCCCCATAACTCTCGCATTTTCTATAAGAATATCTGATACTTCTTGCTGTTTTATCGTCAAATTCGTTTCGGCATCCAAAACCTTCAACATTGCTTTATGATATTCTACTTTATCAGCTTGAGCTCTAAGTGAATGAACAGCTGGTCCTTTAGAAGTGTTCAACATTTTAGACTGAATATAGGTTTTATCAATATTTTTACCCATTTCTCCGCCTAACGCATCAATTTCTTTGACTAGGTGTCCTTTTGATGTTCCGCCAATATTAGGATTGCACGGCATCTTTGCAATTGCTTCAATATTCAAACAAAATATAACAGTTTTTTTGCCAAGGCGAGCCAAACTTAGTGCAGCTTCACACCCCGCATGACCACCTCCAATAACGATGGCATCCACATAATTTGCGATATAATCCATTTTTTTCACTTCTTTCTAAACAATATAAATAGATTATTTCCCAAGACAGAACCTTTCAAACAACCCATTAATAATTTCTTCTTTAACTTCCTCTCCAATAATCATTCCTAAATGAGAATAAGCATCTTGTAAATCAATTGCTAAAAAATCTACTGAAAATCCAGCGTTAATAGCATCTTCAACTTTTTCAAGAGCTTCTATTGCGCATGATAAAGCAGTTTTTTGCCTTATATTAGAAATCACTGCCGTCCCCATTGTTAAATTTTGTACTACAGCCGCTTTCATTGCAGCTTTTAGTTCATCTATCCCTTCACCAGTTGTTGCAGAAATAAATATCTTATCATCATCACTATACTTATCTACACAATCAATTTTATTAACAACAAATAGTGTATTTCGATTTTTTAACATAGTCATAAGATCTACTTCTTCGATCGAAATTTTTTCTGTTGCATCTAACAACATAATAACTAAATCTGATTTTTCTATTGCCTCCTTTGATCTTTCTACGCCAATACGTTCTACAGCATCTGCAGTATCTCTGATACCTGCTGTATCCTGCAAAATAAACGGTACTCCTTCCACACTAAAATGTTCTGAGACTATATCTCTTGTAGTTCCAGCTATATTAGTTACAATTGCTTTATCTTCTTCTAGCAAAGCATTCAGTAGTGAGGATTTACCTACATTAGGTCTTCCTACAATAGTAACTACAGCCCCTTCTCGAATAATTTTACCAGTTGCGGCTGTCTCTAATATTGCCTTCAAATCTGCAATCAACCTAGTGATATCCTCTTCAAATCCATCCGATATCAACTCCGCTTCATCATATTCTGGATAATCAATCGAAACTTCAATTCTTGCAATAATTTCTAACAATATATTTTGATATTTTTTTATATTTTTAGACAAATTACCCATAAGTTGACTAGTTGCTTGTGCTAAACTTAAATTTGTTTTGGCAGAAATTATATCCATAATTGCCTCTACTTGAGATAAATCTATTCTTCCATTTAGGAATGCTCTTTTGGTGAACTCGCCTGCTGTCGCAAGACGGGCTCCATTCACCAATAACAATTCCAATACTCTATTTAAAACAACATATCCACCATGGCAATTAACTTCTACAATATCTTCGCGTGTAAAAGTTTTTGGTGCTTTCATTAACATAACCAAAACTTCATCAATGATAAGCCCGTCACTTACTATATAACCATAATGAATCGTGTGACTTTTTTTATTATTTAAATTTTTAGTAAAAATTTTGTTAACAATGCTAATAGCAGAACTGCCACTAACTCTTATAACTCCAATTCCACCCTGACCAACAGGAGTAGAGATTGCAGCTATTGTATCAAAAAACATATAAATCTCCTACTTTTTCTTTCCAGGCTGACTTCTTTCTTTTCGCTCTTTAGGAGCTGCTGGTTTTTCTGGTTTTTCTATTTTTGTTTTTACTCCTTCTTCAGCGATTTCTGCTTTTTTAGCAGTTGATTTTTCTTGTATCGCTTTTGTTGACGACTTTTTTTGACCCTGATTTGGTTTTTTCTTTTTATTACTTCTCTTCGCAGCTAAAGCAGCTCGCTCGGCCTTTCTTTCAGCCTCTAACCGCGCTTCCAACTCTGCCTCTTCTTTTTTAACAATCTTTGCAACAAAAACCTGTTGTCCCATCATGATCAAATTACCAGCAATCCAATAAAGAGCCAAACCATAAGGTACAGTATATGAGATAGAACCCATCATAATAGGCATAATGATATTCATAGTTTTCATCATACCTTCAGCTTGATTTGGTTGCCCATTCGCATTTTTATTTGCAGCTGGTTGAGATTGAGACATAGAAATCTTTGAGAAAATAAACGTTGATGCACCAGCAAGTAAAGGAATAATAAATGCAAAATAATTTCCTGATGCTACAATTTGACTAGGTGAATCCACAAGGTTAAAAATAAAATATTCATAATCTATTTTTTGATTTATCAACGCCGCTATTGTATCATTAAGTTCTGGTATTTTTTCGAGTAATACATTCCAATGCTGAGTCGTAAAATTAGCAATGGTATCACCTAAATTTGCAGCGCCCTCCATTTTATCTAGTTCTAACTGAGCCGTTGCACTTAAGGGAAGTTGTTGGATAACTTCTGCAATAACCGTAGCTGAATTGTTAATTGTACTTTCAATTGCTGCAGCAAGTTGTTGATATAATTCATACAGCTTGGTAATGTGCTTACTTGGAGCTCTAAGTACAGCATACAATGCATAAATCAATGGCAATTGAATTAATAAAGGCAAACAACCTGCCCACGGATTTATGTTGTATTTTTTATATAAAGCCTGCATTTCTTGAGATTGAGCCAATTGCGACTGTTGATCTTTACGACCGGCATATTTTTGTTGAATCTTTTGCATTTCTGGTTGAATTTTACTCATGCCTCTTGTAGTTCTTTGTTGTTTAATTTGTAGAGGAGTAAGTAGTAACCTAGTAAAAAACGTAAATAAAATAATAGCAATACCAAGAGTCCCCACTGGCGTTAAGACAGCAACAAAGTTAAAAATTATGTTAAAAATCTCTCCAAAAAAATTACTTATAAAATCCATCGTCTCCTCCTATTTCTTTTTCTCTGGTACTGGATCAAATCCACCTTTACAAAATGGGTTACATCGTAAGATTCTAAATGTTCCAAGTAATCCTCCCTTAAAAAACCCATGTATTTGTATTGCCTCATAAGTATAGCTAGAACAAGTAGGATAAAATCTACATCTAGGACCTAAGTGTGGCGAAATACATTTTTGATAAAATCTAATTAAAAATAAAGCAAGTTTTTTCATAACAGCCCCTGTCTTTTTAAAAGCTTATAAAGAGAATTTTTAATTTCATAAAAATTTTTAGTTGAAGAGGCCTCTCTTGCAATAATTACAATATCAAAACCAACTAAAACTAAATTTTCTTCATTCAGTCTAAAATTTTCTCGTATTAAACGAGTTACACGACTT is a genomic window of Candidatus Epulonipiscium viviparus containing:
- a CDS encoding DUF4446 family protein → MQILQEINIVIYILIILQIIFLVFLIFLTAKLDSIQQQYKKFMKPNNLDMEELLESYAEDVKITKNETLLIKQVIEELREKFKTTCRKVSVTRYKAIADVGSDLSFVIALLDDQNDGVILNGIYSRDGSYTYAKPIVNGKCKYRLSAEEAVTLEEAIMKD
- a CDS encoding class I SAM-dependent methyltransferase → MEWNSKLYDNSQSYVADYGKDLVGFLPADANVSILDLGCGTGDLTATIFEKYKNIIGVDLSKEMLERAKSKYPEIKFLNIDATNMKFKNKFDVIFSNAVLHWILDQEKLHKNIYKNLQKGGILVCEFGANGNIEKIFEAYGEALKKYGQKFSLPFYFPTAANHIKLLKKFKFNIKTVYDFDRPTILPNGEIGLREWVLQFFSDSINQYNEDVREDILKSMENSLRNELFVSGSWIADYRRLRVIAEK
- the argS gene encoding arginine--tRNA ligase, with product MEDYKMQLAAVLAKITGISAVEAEELIEVPSNRDMGDFAFPCFRFAKILKKSPNVIASELTEKIVKPQFIERVENVNAYINFYVDKTVVVQAVLDKVLAEKDGYGFAAKKDKGNIVIDYSSPNIAKPFHIGHLRSTVIGNSLYRIFEALGYNCIGINHLGDWGTQFGKLIVAYEKYSTKEDVEQKGIQELLRIYVKFHDEAKSDPSLEDLARENFTKMEQGDANALALWRWFKEISLKEFERVYKMLDISFDSLNGEAFYNDKMDKVIKELDDKKLTKISEGAKIIELDNMSPCLITKKDGSSLYATRDITAALYRKETYDFKKCIYVTALAQNLHFSQFFKVIEKMGYAWSVDLVHVPFGMVSMETGSLSTRSGNVLLLEEILAEAVKKTKEIIEEKNPNLENKEEVAQDVGIGAIIFDDMYNTIIKDIQFSWEKVLNFDGETGPYVQYTYARANSVLRKSGMAISDIENICVDLIIDEQSVALVKQIGAFNSMITEAAEKYEPSVIARYAVNLAKCFNKFYHDNSILVDDMKLKKARLALVVSTMYTIKNALWLLGIKAPKQM
- the mnmG gene encoding tRNA uridine-5-carboxymethylaminomethyl(34) synthesis enzyme MnmG codes for the protein MDYIANYVDAIVIGGGHAGCEAALSLARLGKKTVIFCLNIEAIAKMPCNPNIGGTSKGHLVKEIDALGGEMGKNIDKTYIQSKMLNTSKGPAVHSLRAQADKVEYHKAMLKVLDAETNLTIKQQEVSDILIENARVMGVRTITGAIYYAKAVVVCTGTYLKSKIFIGEFAENAGPDGLKSSQVLSNSLLDNGITLRRFKTGTPARVDKRTIDFTAMEAQLGDSKVVPFSFSNSAASIKKNQIQCFLTYTNEQTHQIIRDNLDRSPLYGGKIEGVGPRYCPSIEDKVVRFADKSRHQIFIEPEGVETNEMYVQGMSSSLPEEVQIQMLRSVRGLENVEVIRGGYAIEYDCINPTSLLHSLENKVISGLFFAGQINGSSGYEEAAAQGLVAGINAALKIDAKEPLIIDRAEGYIGVLIDDLVIKGTNEPYRMLTSRAEYRLLLRQDNADIRLMTKGHDIGLVPDDIYAKFLDKQEVIEAEIERIKKVFVGTTATVQSILMAKGSTPLTSGMSLHELLKRPELDYKDFAAVNLDGPELSDEIIEQIEITLKYEGYIKRQLIQVDQFKKLEKKLIPENLKYEDIKSLRIEARQKLLEIKPKSIGAASRISGVSPADISVMLVYMEQLKRTERANDASVS
- a CDS encoding adenylosuccinate synthase, translating into MISAIVGGNWGDEGKGKITDLLAKDADIIIRFQGGANAGHTIINEYGKFALHLLPSGVFRENAINIIGQGVALNLPQLFKELDNLLERGVPRPNIKISDRAQIVMPYHVLFDQLEEERLGSNSFGSTKSGIAPFYADKALKIGIQVCELYDDEILMSRLTKVCESKNATITSLYHGHTQLNPIQLFNELISYRERLKPMVDNIVYFLDDAIKQNKNILLEGQLGALKDTDNGIYPFVTSSSPLAGFATVGAGIPPHAIQKVVTVVKAYSSAVGAGAFVSEIFGDEAETLRQLGGDAGEYGATTGRPRRMGYFDCVATRYGCILQGTTDVAFSLIDVLSYLDEIPVCVAYEIDGEITTIFPDSVKLSRAKPVIQKVKGFKTNILGVKNYDELPQEAKDYIKFIEDKIGFPITMISTGPKREDIIIL
- the mnmE gene encoding tRNA uridine-5-carboxymethylaminomethyl(34) synthesis GTPase MnmE translates to MFFDTIAAISTPVGQGGIGVIRVSGSSAISIVNKIFTKNLNNKKSHTIHYGYIVSDGLIIDEVLVMLMKAPKTFTREDIVEVNCHGGYVVLNRVLELLLVNGARLATAGEFTKRAFLNGRIDLSQVEAIMDIISAKTNLSLAQATSQLMGNLSKNIKKYQNILLEIIARIEVSIDYPEYDEAELISDGFEEDITRLIADLKAILETAATGKIIREGAVVTIVGRPNVGKSSLLNALLEEDKAIVTNIAGTTRDIVSEHFSVEGVPFILQDTAGIRDTADAVERIGVERSKEAIEKSDLVIMLLDATEKISIEEVDLMTMLKNRNTLFVVNKIDCVDKYSDDDKIFISATTGEGIDELKAAMKAAVVQNLTMGTAVISNIRQKTALSCAIEALEKVEDAINAGFSVDFLAIDLQDAYSHLGMIIGEEVKEEIINGLFERFCLGK
- the rsmG gene encoding 16S rRNA (guanine(527)-N(7))-methyltransferase RsmG, whose translation is MHQFLKEKSAELGVELQELQIQQLLQYKDLLLEWNQKLNLTAITKEDEIITKHFLDSLSVNMAVDLLKYKNLVDVGTGAGFPGLVLKIAYPHLNIVLVDSLKKRLTFLDAVIETLKLKHVVTVHGRAEDIAKDVQYREKFDICSPRAVSNLATLSEYALPFVRTGGYFIALKGQKLDEEVAQATNAIKILGGELERVVDVPIPATDIVHKIAVIKKVGFTNKKYPRKAGEPAKNPL
- a CDS encoding ParB/RepB/Spo0J family partition protein codes for the protein MKTAALGKGLKTLFSEQEVHLESSESTETRIVSITDIILNKNQPRKLFNEQEIEELKNSIIRHGLLTPILVQKVDDKYQIIAGERRYRAVKAADLKEILVRVIPPKTEEEILEISLIENIQRQDLNAVEIGEALYILTKKYKLTHEKVAEALSINRVSVTNFIRLNELPEEIKESIREKKINFGAAKAILRVESDADKINVTRKAIANKWSVRDIEEYVKKLKTPKVKTEKKVMDVFYKNIEDKLRVTFNTKVTLTKLKDKGRIEIEYYNDEDLERILGVIQ
- a CDS encoding ParA family protein, encoding MRKVISVVNQKGGVGKTTTVMNLAAALAVDARVLMIDIDPQGNSSSGLGVNKFQVKYTLYDVLTDNIDIEDAILKAEGESVDIIAGDYNLAGLDIEFINLPNKDQILKNKMKSILKYYDYCLIDCSPGVNILNINALNASDFILIPMQCEYYALEGLTQVMRTFRLVKENTNKNLSIIGILFTMYDCRTNLSNAVISEVEGYFKNIPFETKINRSIKLCEAPSYGLSCIKYAVSSKGAQQYLALAEEVKERIKMFENA